One genomic region from Pempheris klunzingeri isolate RE-2024b chromosome 4, fPemKlu1.hap1, whole genome shotgun sequence encodes:
- the ccnl1a gene encoding cyclin-L1a isoform X2, whose protein sequence is MAAGPLSVSSNASTNNDGILIGDKVYSEVYLTIDNSLIPEERLSPTPSMLDGLDLNTETDLRILGCELIQSAGILLRLPQVAMATGQVLFHRFFYSKSFVKHSFEIVAMACINLASKIEEAPRRIRDVINVFHHLRQIRGKKTPSSLILDQNYINTKNQVIKAERRVLKELGFCVHVKHPHKIIVMYLQVLECEKNQTLVQTAWNYMNDSLRTNVFVRFQAETIACACIYLAARALQIPLPSRPNWYLLFGASEEEIKEICITTLRLYTRKKPNYDQLEKEVDRRKVFLAEAKLKAKGLNPDGTPALSTLGGFSPASKPSSPNVVKVEEKSPNPQTLKPVKKEPDNRTQVNKSPHNGLRKEVKLGRNSRSGSRSRSRTRSRSRSRSPRRHYNSRRSRSGTYSSRSRSRSHSRSPSPRRHQASPLLPHLKSKTSHHGNSDSKPSGRHSNSGGGGSGHKRKRSRSRSRSRTPVKVDRERDRERERDRDRSSFDLSSKKHKHERGAGHRGDRRDRERSRSYDRDRERERSHKSKHHSSGGHSGHSRHRR, encoded by the exons ATGGCCGCAGGTCCTCTTTCTGTATCTTCCAACGCATCCACAAACAACGATGGTATTCTCATTGGTGACAAAGTTTACTCCGAAGTGTACCTCACGATTGACAACTCGCTCATACCGGAGGAAAGGCTCTCTCCGACGCCGTCGATGCTCGACGGCCTCGACCTGAACACGGAGACCGACCTTCGCATCCTTGGATGTGAGCTGATTCAGTCTGCGGGCATTCTTCTCCGGTTACCTCAG GTGGCAATGGCAACAGGACAGGTGCTCTTTCATCGATTTTTCTACTCCAAGTCCTTCGTCAAGCACAGTTTTGAG ATTGTTGCAATGGCTTGTATCAACTTGGCCTCCAAGATTGAGGAAGCACCACGACGAATACGAGACGTCATCAATGTTTTCCATCATCTGAGACAGATCAGAGGCAAAAA GACTCCAAGTTCATTGATACTTGATCAGAACTACATAAATACCAAAAACCAAGTCATCAAAGCGGAACGGCGGGTCCTGAAGGAGTTGGGCTTCTGTGTGCATGTCAAGCATCCACACAAG ATCATTGTGATGTACCTTCAAGTCCTTGAATGTGAAAAGAACCAGACTCTCGTCCAGACGGCCTG GAACTACATGAACGACAGTCTGAggacaaatgtgtttgtgaggtTCCAAGCTGAGACTATCGCCTGTGCCTGCATATACCTTGCTGCCCGAGCTCTGCAG atACCGCTGCCATCTAGACCTAACTGGTACCTGTTGTTTGGAGCCAGCGAGGAGGAGATAAAGGAAATCTGCATCACCACCCTCAGACTCTACACCAGGAAGAAG cCGAACTATGATCagctggagaaggaggtggaCCGGAGGAAGGTGTTCTTGGCAGAGGCTAAGCTGAAGGCCAAAGGCCTGAACCCTGATGGTACTCCGGCACTGTCCACACTAGGCGGCTTCTCTCCTGCTTCCAAGCCCTCCTCCCCAAATGTGGTCAAAGTGGAAGAGAAGTCCCCAAACCCTCAGACCCTCAAACCAGTTAAGAAGGAGCCAGACAACCGGACTCAGGTCAACAAGAGTCCACACAACGG GTTAAGGAAAGAGGTGAAGCTCGGTAGGAACAGCCGAAGCGGGAGTCGATCTCGTTCAAGAACACGTTCCCGTTCTAGATCCCGCTCCCCTCGCAGGCA TTACAACAGCAGACGCAGTCGCTCAGGGACCTACAGTTCTCGCTCACGTTCTCGCTCCCACAGTCGCAGTCCATCACCTCGGCGACATCaggcctctcctctcctcccccacctcaAGTCCAAGACGAGCCACCACGGCAACAGCGACTCCAAGCCCAGCGGACGCCACAGCaacagcggaggaggaggatctgGTCACAAGAGGAAGCGCTCGCGTTCTCGGTCCCGGTCCCGCACGCCAGTCAAAGTGGACAGGGAGCGGGACAGGGAgcgggagagagacagagaccgCAGCTCCTTTGACCTGTCgtcaaagaaacacaaacatgagcgAGGGGCCGGTCATCGGGGAGACAGGAGGGACAGGGAGAGGTCTCGGTCCTAcgacagggacagagagagggagcgcaGCCACAAGAGCAAACACCACAGCAGTGGTGGACACTCAGGACACAGCCGCCATCGCCgctga
- the ccnl1a gene encoding cyclin-L1a isoform X1 codes for MTTMMQGGLSSPQGHPTPSCGRRPWSEPPWGTGIGDDRTPSSLILDQNYINTKNQVIKAERRVLKELGFCVHVKHPHKIIVMYLQVLECEKNQTLVQTAWNYMNDSLRTNVFVRFQAETIACACIYLAARALQIPLPSRPNWYLLFGASEEEIKEICITTLRLYTRKKPNYDQLEKEVDRRKVFLAEAKLKAKGLNPDGTPALSTLGGFSPASKPSSPNVVKVEEKSPNPQTLKPVKKEPDNRTQVNKSPHNGLRKEVKLGRNSRSGSRSRSRTRSRSRSRSPRRHYNSRRSRSGTYSSRSRSRSHSRSPSPRRHQASPLLPHLKSKTSHHGNSDSKPSGRHSNSGGGGSGHKRKRSRSRSRSRTPVKVDRERDRERERDRDRSSFDLSSKKHKHERGAGHRGDRRDRERSRSYDRDRERERSHKSKHHSSGGHSGHSRHRR; via the exons ATGACAACCATGATGCAAGGGGGTCTCTCCTCCCCCCAGGgccaccccaccccctcctgtGGGAGACGCCCGTGGTCTGAGCCACCGTGGGGCACTGGGATCGGGGATGACAG GACTCCAAGTTCATTGATACTTGATCAGAACTACATAAATACCAAAAACCAAGTCATCAAAGCGGAACGGCGGGTCCTGAAGGAGTTGGGCTTCTGTGTGCATGTCAAGCATCCACACAAG ATCATTGTGATGTACCTTCAAGTCCTTGAATGTGAAAAGAACCAGACTCTCGTCCAGACGGCCTG GAACTACATGAACGACAGTCTGAggacaaatgtgtttgtgaggtTCCAAGCTGAGACTATCGCCTGTGCCTGCATATACCTTGCTGCCCGAGCTCTGCAG atACCGCTGCCATCTAGACCTAACTGGTACCTGTTGTTTGGAGCCAGCGAGGAGGAGATAAAGGAAATCTGCATCACCACCCTCAGACTCTACACCAGGAAGAAG cCGAACTATGATCagctggagaaggaggtggaCCGGAGGAAGGTGTTCTTGGCAGAGGCTAAGCTGAAGGCCAAAGGCCTGAACCCTGATGGTACTCCGGCACTGTCCACACTAGGCGGCTTCTCTCCTGCTTCCAAGCCCTCCTCCCCAAATGTGGTCAAAGTGGAAGAGAAGTCCCCAAACCCTCAGACCCTCAAACCAGTTAAGAAGGAGCCAGACAACCGGACTCAGGTCAACAAGAGTCCACACAACGG GTTAAGGAAAGAGGTGAAGCTCGGTAGGAACAGCCGAAGCGGGAGTCGATCTCGTTCAAGAACACGTTCCCGTTCTAGATCCCGCTCCCCTCGCAGGCA TTACAACAGCAGACGCAGTCGCTCAGGGACCTACAGTTCTCGCTCACGTTCTCGCTCCCACAGTCGCAGTCCATCACCTCGGCGACATCaggcctctcctctcctcccccacctcaAGTCCAAGACGAGCCACCACGGCAACAGCGACTCCAAGCCCAGCGGACGCCACAGCaacagcggaggaggaggatctgGTCACAAGAGGAAGCGCTCGCGTTCTCGGTCCCGGTCCCGCACGCCAGTCAAAGTGGACAGGGAGCGGGACAGGGAgcgggagagagacagagaccgCAGCTCCTTTGACCTGTCgtcaaagaaacacaaacatgagcgAGGGGCCGGTCATCGGGGAGACAGGAGGGACAGGGAGAGGTCTCGGTCCTAcgacagggacagagagagggagcgcaGCCACAAGAGCAAACACCACAGCAGTGGTGGACACTCAGGACACAGCCGCCATCGCCgctga